A stretch of the Archangium violaceum genome encodes the following:
- a CDS encoding tannase/feruloyl esterase family alpha/beta hydrolase, protein MTSTSPVRYTIPWSISAAALLLTLGGCSTTPEPAPQSRCESFRGRTLEEARITGAELVAASGQLPEYCKVTGTLPPALDFEVRLPSEWNEKTVYAGGGGFDGSIPSTDVYTAKGYAAIASNGGHTGDVLDASFALDPQKLDDYAYLSIHRVLPIAKAIIQENYGKSSAKTWFEGCSNGGREALIEAQRWPEDFDGIIARAPAYDFVELLIAHNRNTRQLMRPGASLPSAKLQVLGKAVLDACDAKDGVADGIISHPAACQFDPAVLQCAGAEQNDCLTAEQVASAKTIYSPTSLNGTTLYPGWPAGGEADPEGWAAWFTGNGNATASAGGLFGSGLVKYLITRDPNYDPLTFEPNDWLPRINEMSALVSANSTDLGRFQARGGKLILWHGGTDAAISQKGTAAYYEGVVQSAGGQAAADAFVEYFPAPGVNHCAGGAGADTVDLLTALENWVEKGVAPSQAKLVATKLDPQTGESVLSRPLCKYPRYPRYKGTGDINSADSFTCVDP, encoded by the coding sequence ATGACATCCACTTCCCCTGTGCGCTACACGATTCCCTGGAGTATTTCGGCGGCGGCATTGCTGCTCACGCTCGGAGGATGCAGTACCACTCCCGAGCCGGCGCCCCAGTCCCGGTGCGAGAGCTTCCGTGGAAGGACCCTCGAGGAGGCACGAATCACCGGGGCCGAGCTCGTCGCCGCATCCGGCCAGTTGCCCGAGTACTGCAAGGTCACGGGCACGCTTCCGCCCGCCCTCGACTTCGAGGTGCGTCTGCCCTCTGAGTGGAACGAGAAGACGGTCTACGCCGGAGGCGGCGGCTTCGACGGCTCCATTCCCAGCACGGACGTCTACACGGCGAAAGGCTATGCCGCCATCGCCTCCAATGGCGGACATACGGGTGATGTCCTGGACGCCTCCTTCGCCCTGGATCCCCAGAAGCTCGACGACTACGCGTACCTCTCCATCCACCGCGTGCTTCCCATCGCGAAAGCGATCATCCAGGAGAATTACGGCAAGAGCTCCGCGAAGACCTGGTTCGAGGGGTGCTCCAATGGCGGCCGTGAGGCGCTGATCGAAGCGCAGCGGTGGCCGGAGGACTTCGATGGAATCATCGCCCGGGCCCCCGCCTACGACTTCGTGGAGTTGCTGATTGCCCACAACCGGAACACCCGGCAGCTCATGAGGCCCGGTGCCAGTCTTCCCTCCGCGAAGCTCCAGGTCCTGGGCAAGGCGGTCCTCGATGCGTGTGATGCGAAGGATGGCGTCGCGGACGGCATCATCTCCCATCCCGCGGCCTGCCAGTTCGATCCCGCTGTCCTCCAATGCGCCGGGGCCGAGCAGAATGACTGTCTGACGGCCGAGCAGGTGGCCTCCGCGAAGACGATCTACTCCCCCACGAGCCTCAATGGCACGACCCTCTATCCGGGATGGCCCGCCGGAGGAGAGGCCGATCCGGAAGGTTGGGCCGCGTGGTTCACGGGAAATGGGAACGCCACGGCCTCCGCTGGAGGCCTCTTCGGGAGCGGCCTGGTCAAATACCTCATTACCCGGGATCCGAACTACGACCCGCTGACCTTCGAGCCCAACGACTGGCTGCCACGGATCAACGAGATGTCCGCGCTGGTGTCGGCCAACAGCACGGACCTGGGACGGTTCCAGGCGCGCGGTGGGAAGTTGATTCTCTGGCACGGTGGCACCGATGCGGCCATCAGCCAGAAGGGAACAGCGGCGTATTACGAGGGCGTGGTCCAGAGCGCGGGCGGGCAGGCCGCGGCGGATGCGTTCGTCGAGTACTTCCCCGCCCCGGGGGTCAATCACTGCGCGGGTGGAGCCGGCGCCGACACGGTGGATCTGCTCACCGCCCTGGAGAACTGGGTCGAGAAGGGCGTTGCTCCTTCGCAGGCGAAGCTGGTGGCGACGAAGCTCGATCCCCAGACAGGTGAGAGCGTCCTCTCCAGGCCCCTGTGCAAGTACCCGCGCTATCCCAGGTACAAGGGCACCGGAGACATCAACTCGGCCGACAGCTTCACCTGCGTCGACCCCTGA